Proteins from one Homalodisca vitripennis isolate AUS2020 chromosome 3, UT_GWSS_2.1, whole genome shotgun sequence genomic window:
- the LOC124357508 gene encoding alpha-N-acetylgalactosaminidase isoform X1, whose amino-acid sequence MQQCTPVYGNNLLPVVRSNVMGIPCGLRSTVLLVCACAWLVGVCALENGLARTPPMGWLAWERFRCNTDCKNDPDNCISDRLFRTMADLVVSEGYAAAGYQYINVDDCWLDRQRAYSGHLQPDPERFPFGMKDLSAYIHSKGLKFGIYEDYGNFTCAGYPGVLGSLELDAFTFAEWDVDYVKLDGCYSHPREMDRGYPEFGYHLNRTGRQMVYSCSWPVYQIYAGMQPNFSAIIHHCNLWRNFDDIQDSWASLESIIDYYGNNQDNIVPNAGPGHWNDPDMLIIGNFGLSYEQSKTQMALWAILAAPLLMSVDLRTIRPEYKAILQNRKIIAVDQDPMGIQGRRIYKHKGIEIWARPITPLYQNYFSYAIAFLNRRTDGTPSDVAVTLAEMGLVAPGGYRIQDLYEDVDYGVLSPQTKIKVKVNPSGVVILRADVQPIYRQTTPFNPYRSVFAVPTRVPNTFK is encoded by the exons TGTGATGGGGATACCATGCGGACTGCGCAGTACGGTGTTATTGGTCTGCGCATGCGCATGGCTAGTGGGGGTGTGCGCCCTGGAGAACGGGCTGGCGCGGACACCCCCCATGGGTTGGCTGGCCTGGGAGCGGTTCCGGTGCAACACCGACTGCAAGAATGACCCCGACAACTGCATCAG TGACCGGCTGTTCCGTACAATGGCTGACCTGGTAGTATCGGAGGGCTACGCTGCTGCAGGTTACCAATACATCAACGTGGACGACTGTTGGTTGGACCGACAGAGAGCGTACTCTGGCCACCTCCAGCCTGACCCTGAGAGGTTCCCCTTTGGCATGAAGGACCTTTCAGCATAT ATTCATTCGAAAGGTCTAAAATTTGGCATCTATGAAGATTATGGAAACTTCACGTGTGCGGGGTACCCGGGAGTATTGGGCTCCCTGGAACTCGATGCCTTTACATTCGCTGAGTGGGACGTTGACTACGTGAAGTTGGATGGCTGCTATTCCCACCCCCGTGAAATGGATAGAG GCTACCCGGAGTTTGGGTACCATCTGAACCGGACAGGAAGGCAGATGGTCTACTCCTGCAGCTGGCCTGTTTACCAAATTTATGCAGGCATGCag CCCAACTTCAGTGCCATCATCCATCACTGTAATCTGTGGCGCAACTTTGATGACATCCAGGACTCATGGGCCAGCTTGGAGAGCATCATTGACTACTATGGCAACAACCAGGATAACATCGTGCCTAATGCTGGTCCTGGACACTGGAATGATCCGGATATG CTGATCATTGGCAACTTCGGTCTATCATACGAGCAGAGCAAGACTCAGATGGCATTGTGGGCAATCCTAGCGGCACCGCTGCTCATGTCTGTGGATCTACGGACCATTCGGCCGGAGTACAAGGCCATCCTACAGAATCGCAAGATCATAGCTGTGGATCAGGATCCCATGGGCATCCAAGGCCGCCGGATATACAAG CACAAAGGCATTGAAATCTGGGCCCGACCGATCACACCTCTCTACCAGAACTATTTCTCGTATGCCATCGCATTTCTCAACAGACGAACAGACGGGACCCCCTCCGATGTGGCAGTAACTCTGGCAGAGATGGGGTTGGTGGCCCCTGGCGGCTACAGAATACAG GACTTATATGAAGATGTTGATTATGGAGTGCTGAGTCCTCAAACAAAGATCAAAGTTAAAGTGAATCCTTCAG GAGTGGTAATACTGAGGGCAGATGTCCAGCCCATCTACCGACAGACGACGCCATTCAATCCTTACCGCAGTGTGTTCGCAGTTCCCACCAGAGTGCCCAACACCTTCAAGTAG
- the LOC124357508 gene encoding alpha-N-acetylgalactosaminidase isoform X2: MTHFRTVMGIPCGLRSTVLLVCACAWLVGVCALENGLARTPPMGWLAWERFRCNTDCKNDPDNCISDRLFRTMADLVVSEGYAAAGYQYINVDDCWLDRQRAYSGHLQPDPERFPFGMKDLSAYIHSKGLKFGIYEDYGNFTCAGYPGVLGSLELDAFTFAEWDVDYVKLDGCYSHPREMDRGYPEFGYHLNRTGRQMVYSCSWPVYQIYAGMQPNFSAIIHHCNLWRNFDDIQDSWASLESIIDYYGNNQDNIVPNAGPGHWNDPDMLIIGNFGLSYEQSKTQMALWAILAAPLLMSVDLRTIRPEYKAILQNRKIIAVDQDPMGIQGRRIYKHKGIEIWARPITPLYQNYFSYAIAFLNRRTDGTPSDVAVTLAEMGLVAPGGYRIQDLYEDVDYGVLSPQTKIKVKVNPSGVVILRADVQPIYRQTTPFNPYRSVFAVPTRVPNTFK; the protein is encoded by the exons TGTGATGGGGATACCATGCGGACTGCGCAGTACGGTGTTATTGGTCTGCGCATGCGCATGGCTAGTGGGGGTGTGCGCCCTGGAGAACGGGCTGGCGCGGACACCCCCCATGGGTTGGCTGGCCTGGGAGCGGTTCCGGTGCAACACCGACTGCAAGAATGACCCCGACAACTGCATCAG TGACCGGCTGTTCCGTACAATGGCTGACCTGGTAGTATCGGAGGGCTACGCTGCTGCAGGTTACCAATACATCAACGTGGACGACTGTTGGTTGGACCGACAGAGAGCGTACTCTGGCCACCTCCAGCCTGACCCTGAGAGGTTCCCCTTTGGCATGAAGGACCTTTCAGCATAT ATTCATTCGAAAGGTCTAAAATTTGGCATCTATGAAGATTATGGAAACTTCACGTGTGCGGGGTACCCGGGAGTATTGGGCTCCCTGGAACTCGATGCCTTTACATTCGCTGAGTGGGACGTTGACTACGTGAAGTTGGATGGCTGCTATTCCCACCCCCGTGAAATGGATAGAG GCTACCCGGAGTTTGGGTACCATCTGAACCGGACAGGAAGGCAGATGGTCTACTCCTGCAGCTGGCCTGTTTACCAAATTTATGCAGGCATGCag CCCAACTTCAGTGCCATCATCCATCACTGTAATCTGTGGCGCAACTTTGATGACATCCAGGACTCATGGGCCAGCTTGGAGAGCATCATTGACTACTATGGCAACAACCAGGATAACATCGTGCCTAATGCTGGTCCTGGACACTGGAATGATCCGGATATG CTGATCATTGGCAACTTCGGTCTATCATACGAGCAGAGCAAGACTCAGATGGCATTGTGGGCAATCCTAGCGGCACCGCTGCTCATGTCTGTGGATCTACGGACCATTCGGCCGGAGTACAAGGCCATCCTACAGAATCGCAAGATCATAGCTGTGGATCAGGATCCCATGGGCATCCAAGGCCGCCGGATATACAAG CACAAAGGCATTGAAATCTGGGCCCGACCGATCACACCTCTCTACCAGAACTATTTCTCGTATGCCATCGCATTTCTCAACAGACGAACAGACGGGACCCCCTCCGATGTGGCAGTAACTCTGGCAGAGATGGGGTTGGTGGCCCCTGGCGGCTACAGAATACAG GACTTATATGAAGATGTTGATTATGGAGTGCTGAGTCCTCAAACAAAGATCAAAGTTAAAGTGAATCCTTCAG GAGTGGTAATACTGAGGGCAGATGTCCAGCCCATCTACCGACAGACGACGCCATTCAATCCTTACCGCAGTGTGTTCGCAGTTCCCACCAGAGTGCCCAACACCTTCAAGTAG
- the LOC124357508 gene encoding alpha-N-acetylgalactosaminidase isoform X3 yields MGIPCGLRSTVLLVCACAWLVGVCALENGLARTPPMGWLAWERFRCNTDCKNDPDNCISDRLFRTMADLVVSEGYAAAGYQYINVDDCWLDRQRAYSGHLQPDPERFPFGMKDLSAYIHSKGLKFGIYEDYGNFTCAGYPGVLGSLELDAFTFAEWDVDYVKLDGCYSHPREMDRGYPEFGYHLNRTGRQMVYSCSWPVYQIYAGMQPNFSAIIHHCNLWRNFDDIQDSWASLESIIDYYGNNQDNIVPNAGPGHWNDPDMLIIGNFGLSYEQSKTQMALWAILAAPLLMSVDLRTIRPEYKAILQNRKIIAVDQDPMGIQGRRIYKHKGIEIWARPITPLYQNYFSYAIAFLNRRTDGTPSDVAVTLAEMGLVAPGGYRIQDLYEDVDYGVLSPQTKIKVKVNPSGVVILRADVQPIYRQTTPFNPYRSVFAVPTRVPNTFK; encoded by the exons ATGGGGATACCATGCGGACTGCGCAGTACGGTGTTATTGGTCTGCGCATGCGCATGGCTAGTGGGGGTGTGCGCCCTGGAGAACGGGCTGGCGCGGACACCCCCCATGGGTTGGCTGGCCTGGGAGCGGTTCCGGTGCAACACCGACTGCAAGAATGACCCCGACAACTGCATCAG TGACCGGCTGTTCCGTACAATGGCTGACCTGGTAGTATCGGAGGGCTACGCTGCTGCAGGTTACCAATACATCAACGTGGACGACTGTTGGTTGGACCGACAGAGAGCGTACTCTGGCCACCTCCAGCCTGACCCTGAGAGGTTCCCCTTTGGCATGAAGGACCTTTCAGCATAT ATTCATTCGAAAGGTCTAAAATTTGGCATCTATGAAGATTATGGAAACTTCACGTGTGCGGGGTACCCGGGAGTATTGGGCTCCCTGGAACTCGATGCCTTTACATTCGCTGAGTGGGACGTTGACTACGTGAAGTTGGATGGCTGCTATTCCCACCCCCGTGAAATGGATAGAG GCTACCCGGAGTTTGGGTACCATCTGAACCGGACAGGAAGGCAGATGGTCTACTCCTGCAGCTGGCCTGTTTACCAAATTTATGCAGGCATGCag CCCAACTTCAGTGCCATCATCCATCACTGTAATCTGTGGCGCAACTTTGATGACATCCAGGACTCATGGGCCAGCTTGGAGAGCATCATTGACTACTATGGCAACAACCAGGATAACATCGTGCCTAATGCTGGTCCTGGACACTGGAATGATCCGGATATG CTGATCATTGGCAACTTCGGTCTATCATACGAGCAGAGCAAGACTCAGATGGCATTGTGGGCAATCCTAGCGGCACCGCTGCTCATGTCTGTGGATCTACGGACCATTCGGCCGGAGTACAAGGCCATCCTACAGAATCGCAAGATCATAGCTGTGGATCAGGATCCCATGGGCATCCAAGGCCGCCGGATATACAAG CACAAAGGCATTGAAATCTGGGCCCGACCGATCACACCTCTCTACCAGAACTATTTCTCGTATGCCATCGCATTTCTCAACAGACGAACAGACGGGACCCCCTCCGATGTGGCAGTAACTCTGGCAGAGATGGGGTTGGTGGCCCCTGGCGGCTACAGAATACAG GACTTATATGAAGATGTTGATTATGGAGTGCTGAGTCCTCAAACAAAGATCAAAGTTAAAGTGAATCCTTCAG GAGTGGTAATACTGAGGGCAGATGTCCAGCCCATCTACCGACAGACGACGCCATTCAATCCTTACCGCAGTGTGTTCGCAGTTCCCACCAGAGTGCCCAACACCTTCAAGTAG